The following coding sequences lie in one Mycobacterium sp. Z3061 genomic window:
- the thrS gene encoding threonine--tRNA ligase, with protein sequence MSAPADHVQTAPIRVPAGTTAAAAVGEAGLPRRGSPDAVVVVRDADGKLRDLSWVPDADVEVTPVAANTDDGRSVIRHSAAHVLAQAVQDLFPHAKLGIGPPITDGFYYDFDVAEPFTPDDLDKLEKRMRQIVKEGQLFDRRVFVSKDEAREELANEPFKLELVDDKSGDPDVMEVGGDELTAYDNLNPRTRERVWGDLCRGPHIPTTKHIPAFKLTRSSAAYWRGDQNNASLQRIYGTAWESQEALDRHLELIAEAQRRDHRKLGAELDLFSFPDEIGSGLAVFHPKGGIIRRELEEYSRRKHEQAGYEFVNTPHITKEQLYITSGHLEWYADGMYPPMHLDAEFNPDGTVRKPGQDYYLKPMNCPMHHLIYRSRGRSYRELPLRLFEFGSVYRYEKSGVVHGLTRVRGMTQDDSHIYCTLDQMRDELTSVLRFVLDLLADYGLDDYYLELSTKDPDKYVGSDEVWEEATEILREVGEASGLELVPDPGGAAFYGPKISVQVKDALGRSWQMSTLQVDFNMPDRFELEYTASDGSRQRPVLIHRALFGSIERFFGILTEHYAGAFPAWLAPVQVVGIPVADEHIPYLEDVAAELKSHGVRVEVDTSDDRMAKKIVNHTNLKVPFMLLAGDRDVQAGAVSFRFGDRTQINGVPRDTAVAVIVDWIRRRENAAPTAELVKVPEAGRE encoded by the coding sequence ATGAGCGCCCCCGCAGACCACGTCCAGACAGCCCCGATCCGGGTGCCTGCCGGGACTACCGCGGCGGCCGCTGTCGGCGAGGCGGGGCTACCGAGGCGTGGGTCGCCCGACGCGGTCGTGGTCGTCCGCGACGCGGACGGCAAGCTGCGCGACCTCAGCTGGGTGCCCGACGCCGACGTCGAGGTGACCCCGGTGGCGGCCAACACCGACGACGGTCGCAGCGTCATCCGGCACTCGGCCGCGCACGTGTTGGCCCAGGCCGTGCAGGATCTGTTCCCGCACGCCAAACTCGGCATCGGCCCGCCCATCACCGACGGTTTCTACTACGACTTCGACGTCGCCGAACCGTTCACGCCCGACGATCTGGACAAGCTGGAAAAGCGGATGCGCCAGATCGTCAAGGAAGGTCAGCTGTTCGACCGGCGGGTCTTCGTGTCCAAGGACGAGGCGCGCGAGGAACTGGCCAACGAGCCGTTCAAGCTCGAATTGGTCGACGACAAGTCCGGCGACCCGGATGTGATGGAAGTGGGGGGCGACGAGCTCACGGCCTACGACAACCTGAATCCACGCACCCGCGAGCGGGTGTGGGGCGATCTGTGCCGCGGACCGCACATCCCGACCACCAAGCACATCCCCGCGTTCAAGCTGACCCGGAGTTCGGCCGCGTATTGGCGCGGAGACCAGAACAACGCCAGCCTGCAACGCATCTACGGCACCGCATGGGAGTCGCAGGAGGCGCTCGACCGCCACCTGGAGCTGATCGCCGAAGCCCAGCGCCGCGACCACCGCAAGCTGGGCGCCGAACTCGACCTGTTCAGCTTCCCCGACGAAATCGGTTCCGGCCTCGCGGTTTTCCATCCCAAGGGCGGCATCATCCGTCGGGAGCTCGAGGAGTACTCGCGCCGCAAGCACGAGCAGGCCGGGTACGAGTTCGTCAACACCCCGCACATCACCAAGGAACAGCTCTACATCACCTCGGGGCACCTGGAGTGGTACGCCGACGGGATGTATCCGCCGATGCATCTCGATGCCGAGTTCAACCCGGACGGCACCGTGCGCAAGCCCGGCCAGGATTACTACCTCAAGCCGATGAACTGCCCGATGCACCACCTGATCTACCGGTCGCGCGGCCGTTCGTATCGCGAACTTCCGTTGCGGCTCTTCGAGTTCGGCAGCGTCTACCGGTACGAGAAATCCGGCGTCGTGCACGGTCTGACCCGGGTGCGGGGAATGACCCAGGACGATTCCCACATCTACTGCACCCTCGACCAGATGCGCGACGAGCTCACTTCGGTGCTGCGGTTCGTGCTCGACCTGCTGGCCGACTACGGACTCGACGACTACTACCTGGAGCTCTCCACCAAGGACCCGGACAAATACGTCGGCTCCGACGAGGTGTGGGAAGAGGCCACCGAGATCCTGCGCGAGGTCGGCGAGGCCTCGGGTCTGGAACTGGTGCCCGACCCGGGCGGCGCGGCGTTCTACGGACCCAAGATCTCCGTTCAGGTCAAGGACGCGCTGGGCCGCAGTTGGCAGATGTCGACGCTGCAGGTCGATTTCAACATGCCGGACCGCTTCGAACTGGAATACACCGCCAGCGACGGATCGCGACAGCGCCCGGTGCTCATCCACCGCGCGTTGTTCGGATCCATCGAGCGGTTCTTCGGCATTCTCACCGAGCACTACGCGGGCGCGTTCCCGGCCTGGCTGGCCCCGGTGCAGGTGGTCGGCATACCGGTGGCCGACGAACACATACCCTACCTGGAAGACGTTGCGGCAGAACTGAAATCGCACGGCGTCCGAGTCGAGGTGGACACCAGCGACGACCGGATGGCCAAGAAGATTGTGAACCACACCAATCTCAAGGTGCCGTTCATGCTGCTGGCCGGCGACCGCGACGTGCAGGCCGGCGCGGTCAGCTTCCGCTTCGGTGACCGCACCCAGATCAACGGGGTGCCGCGCGACACCGCGGTGGCGGTGATCGTCGACTGGATCCGCCGCCGCGAAAACGCGGCTCCCACAGCCGAACTGGTGAAAGTCCCGGAGGCTGGCCGTGAGTGA
- the pgsA gene encoding phosphatidylinositol phosphate synthase, whose protein sequence is MSKLPFLSRAFFARATDPVARAALKVGLTPDIVTVIGTVGSMAGSLVFFPMGKLFIGGCVVWFFTLFDMADGAMARIRGGGTRFGAVLDATCDRVSDGAVFCGLAWWIAFHMHDKLLTAATLICLVTSQVISYIKARAEASGLRGDGGFIERPERLILVLVGAGVSDFPFVAWPPALPIGMWLLAVLSVITCGQRLYAVRTSPGAVDRIPIPGKNEQ, encoded by the coding sequence ATGAGCAAACTGCCGTTTCTGTCCCGGGCGTTCTTCGCCCGCGCGACCGACCCGGTCGCCCGGGCCGCGCTGAAGGTCGGTCTGACCCCGGACATCGTCACCGTGATCGGCACCGTCGGCTCGATGGCGGGATCGCTGGTGTTCTTCCCGATGGGCAAGCTCTTCATCGGCGGGTGTGTGGTCTGGTTCTTCACCCTGTTCGACATGGCCGACGGGGCGATGGCGCGTATCCGTGGCGGCGGCACCCGGTTCGGCGCGGTGCTCGACGCCACCTGCGACCGCGTCAGCGACGGCGCGGTGTTCTGCGGGCTGGCGTGGTGGATCGCCTTCCACATGCACGACAAGCTGCTGACCGCAGCGACGCTGATCTGCCTGGTCACCTCCCAGGTGATCTCCTACATCAAGGCTCGGGCCGAAGCCAGCGGACTGCGTGGTGACGGCGGTTTCATCGAGCGTCCGGAACGGCTGATCCTCGTGCTGGTCGGGGCCGGGGTTTCGGACTTCCCGTTCGTCGCCTGGCCGCCGGCCCTGCCCATCGGCATGTGGCTGCTAGCTGTCCTGAGCGTGATCACCTGCGGGCAGCGGTTGTACGCGGTACGCACCTCGCCCGGGGCCGTCGACCGTATCCCCATCCCAGGAAAGAACGAGCAGTGA
- a CDS encoding HIT family protein translates to MAVSDPGAEDTIHDRGVGQRDHLQRLWTPYRMNYLAESPATRDSADRGQPFTDIPQMPDEEGLVVARGELVYAVLNLYPYNPGHLMVVPYRRVSELEDLTEAESAEVMAFTQKAIRVIKKVSRPHGFNVGMNLGTSAGGSLAEHLHVHVVPRWGGDANFITIVGGSKVIPQLLRETRRLLADEWAKQP, encoded by the coding sequence CTGGCCGTGAGTGACCCCGGTGCCGAGGACACCATCCACGACCGCGGCGTCGGCCAGCGGGACCACCTGCAGCGGTTGTGGACGCCATACCGGATGAACTACCTGGCCGAGTCGCCCGCGACCCGGGACAGCGCCGATCGCGGTCAGCCGTTCACCGACATCCCGCAGATGCCCGACGAAGAAGGCCTGGTGGTGGCCCGCGGTGAACTCGTCTACGCCGTACTGAACCTCTATCCGTACAACCCCGGCCACCTGATGGTGGTGCCCTACCGGCGGGTGTCGGAACTCGAGGACCTCACCGAAGCCGAGAGTGCCGAGGTGATGGCCTTCACCCAGAAGGCGATCCGGGTGATCAAGAAGGTATCCCGACCGCACGGCTTCAACGTCGGGATGAATCTGGGCACCTCGGCGGGCGGCTCGCTGGCCGAGCACCTGCACGTGCACGTCGTCCCCCGGTGGGGCGGCGACGCGAACTTCATCACCATCGTCGGCGGCTCGAAGGTGATACCGCAGCTGCTGCGCGAGACCCGGCGGTTGCTCGCCGACGAGTGGGCGAAGCAGCCATGA
- a CDS encoding PE family protein, which translates to MSFVTVTPELLTTAARDLASVHATLGAANLAAAVPTTEVLAAAADEVSEAVAALFGGHAHGYQALSAQAAAFHAEFVHALNAGARAYSAAEAASIDQLVLGAVNAPAQALLGRPLIGDGANGAPGANGGAGGLLYGNGGRGGDGLPGQVGGNGGAAGLIGSGGAGGQGGAGAVGGNGGSGGWLFGNGGAGGQGGTAVAGINGGNPGQGGHGGNALLFGDGGAGGQGGTGLTGAKGINPVISGQGGTGVPGLNDNVTGAAYGTSGGTGGDGGPGATGGTGGQGGSVNSLSSFGIAGNGGPGGAGGNGGAGGDGGNAVGGGGTAVAGVGGNGAQAQAAGGSGGFGGTGGAASSVGAGGAGGWGGSGGGGGAGASGGSGGQGGVGGDGGRGGFFVGQGGQGGTGGHGGIGGVGADGGTGGNGGFGGNGSSVGGTTGASGGKGGGGGGGGVGGNGGAGGAGGHGGNGGAGGFLVGNGGAGGFAGAGGSGGSGGVGGIGGDGGNGGMGLGSFTTGLGANGGAGGNGGTGGTGGYGGGSGLGGVGGAGGLLFGQQGANGATGQGGTGGAGGAGGDFGIGGAKGAGNTASGLNGVNGKAGGQGASGQPG; encoded by the coding sequence GTGTCATTCGTCACCGTTACACCGGAGCTGTTGACCACCGCCGCAAGGGATCTCGCGAGTGTGCATGCCACGCTCGGTGCGGCGAATCTGGCTGCTGCGGTCCCGACGACGGAGGTGCTGGCGGCGGCGGCCGACGAGGTGTCGGAGGCGGTCGCAGCCTTGTTCGGCGGGCATGCCCATGGCTATCAGGCACTCAGCGCACAAGCGGCGGCATTCCACGCGGAGTTCGTGCACGCCCTCAATGCCGGTGCCAGGGCGTATTCCGCTGCCGAGGCAGCCAGCATCGACCAACTCGTCCTCGGCGCGGTGAACGCACCCGCCCAGGCACTCCTCGGCCGCCCCTTGATCGGCGACGGAGCCAACGGAGCGCCGGGCGCAAACGGCGGCGCCGGTGGGTTGCTCTACGGCAACGGGGGCCGGGGCGGGGATGGTCTGCCCGGCCAGGTGGGCGGCAACGGCGGTGCGGCGGGTCTGATCGGTAGTGGCGGGGCCGGAGGGCAGGGCGGCGCCGGGGCGGTCGGCGGCAACGGTGGCAGTGGCGGATGGCTCTTCGGCAACGGCGGCGCCGGCGGGCAGGGCGGCACGGCGGTCGCCGGCATCAACGGCGGCAACCCAGGACAGGGCGGCCACGGCGGCAACGCCCTGCTGTTCGGCGACGGCGGGGCCGGCGGGCAGGGCGGCACCGGCCTGACCGGGGCCAAGGGGATAAACCCCGTCATCAGTGGACAAGGCGGCACCGGTGTTCCCGGGCTCAACGACAACGTCACCGGCGCTGCCTACGGCACCTCGGGTGGCACCGGCGGCGACGGCGGGCCCGGTGCCACGGGCGGCACCGGAGGACAAGGAGGCAGTGTCAACTCTTTGTCGAGTTTCGGAATCGCCGGTAACGGCGGCCCGGGCGGCGCGGGCGGTAACGGAGGCGCCGGTGGTGACGGTGGAAATGCTGTCGGAGGTGGCGGCACTGCGGTCGCCGGGGTGGGCGGCAACGGCGCCCAGGCTCAAGCCGCGGGCGGTTCGGGAGGGTTCGGCGGAACCGGTGGTGCTGCATCGAGTGTCGGAGCCGGCGGTGCCGGAGGCTGGGGCGGCAGCGGGGGCGGCGGCGGTGCCGGTGCATCTGGCGGGTCCGGCGGCCAGGGAGGGGTGGGCGGCGACGGCGGCCGCGGAGGTTTCTTCGTGGGTCAGGGAGGTCAAGGAGGAACGGGCGGCCACGGTGGTATCGGCGGTGTCGGGGCTGATGGGGGAACCGGCGGCAATGGAGGCTTCGGCGGCAACGGCAGCTCCGTCGGCGGCACCACCGGTGCCAGCGGCGGAAAGGGCGGTGGCGGTGGCGGTGGCGGTGTGGGCGGCAATGGGGGCGCCGGGGGTGCCGGCGGACACGGCGGCAACGGAGGTGCCGGCGGTTTCCTGGTCGGTAATGGCGGCGCCGGCGGCTTCGCCGGTGCCGGTGGGTCCGGCGGTAGCGGCGGAGTAGGCGGCATCGGCGGCGACGGGGGCAACGGTGGGATGGGGTTGGGATCTTTCACCACAGGCCTGGGAGCCAATGGCGGTGCGGGGGGTAACGGCGGAACGGGCGGTACCGGGGGTTACGGCGGTGGCAGCGGTCTCGGCGGCGTCGGTGGTGCCGGGGGTTTGCTGTTCGGTCAGCAGGGCGCCAACGGTGCGACTGGCCAGGGCGGAACGGGCGGTGCGGGCGGTGCCGGTGGCGACTTCGGGATAGGCGGCGCGAAGGGAGCAGGAAACACGGCCAGCGGTCTGAACGGCGTCAACGGCAAGGCCGGCGGCCAGGGGGCCTCCGGCCAACCCGGTTAG
- a CDS encoding glycosyltransferase family 4 protein: MRIGMVCPYSFDVPGGVQSHVLQLAEVMTDRGHQVSVLAPMSPDTSLPDYVVSAGKAVPIPYNGSVARLRFGPVTYRKVKKWLAEGDFDVLHLHEPGAPSLSLLALDIAEGPIVATFHTSTTKSVAMSVLGGMLRPRFEKIVGRIAVSDLARRWQMESVGSDAVEIPNGVDVESFASAPLLDGYPRPGRTVLFLGRYDEPRKGMATLLAAMPAVVQRFPDVQLLIVGRGDEDELRSQATGFIDHLKFLGQVDDAGKASAMRSADVYCAPNTGGESFGIVLVEAMAAGTAVVASDLDAFRRVLQDGELGRLVPIEDGEALAEALITVLEDDALRAGYVAAGSEAVHRYDWSVVASQIMRVYETVAGSGVKVQVAS, translated from the coding sequence ATGCGGATCGGGATGGTCTGCCCCTACTCGTTCGACGTGCCCGGCGGGGTGCAGTCGCACGTGTTGCAGCTGGCCGAGGTGATGACCGATCGCGGACATCAGGTCAGTGTGCTGGCGCCGATGTCCCCGGACACTTCACTGCCCGACTATGTGGTGTCCGCCGGCAAGGCCGTCCCCATTCCCTACAACGGGTCGGTGGCGCGGCTGCGGTTCGGCCCGGTCACCTACCGCAAGGTGAAGAAGTGGCTGGCCGAAGGCGATTTCGACGTGCTGCACCTGCATGAGCCGGGTGCGCCGAGCTTGTCGCTGCTGGCCCTGGACATCGCCGAAGGCCCGATCGTGGCGACGTTTCACACCTCGACCACCAAGTCGGTGGCGATGTCCGTGCTGGGCGGCATGCTGCGGCCCAGGTTCGAAAAGATCGTCGGCCGGATCGCGGTGTCCGACCTGGCGCGGCGCTGGCAGATGGAGTCGGTGGGCTCGGACGCCGTGGAGATTCCCAATGGCGTCGACGTCGAATCGTTCGCCTCCGCGCCGCTGCTGGACGGCTATCCGCGGCCGGGCAGGACGGTGCTGTTCCTGGGGCGCTACGACGAGCCGCGCAAGGGGATGGCGACGCTGCTGGCCGCCATGCCTGCCGTGGTGCAGCGTTTTCCCGACGTGCAGCTGCTGATCGTGGGACGTGGCGACGAGGACGAATTGCGTTCTCAGGCAACAGGATTCATCGATCACCTGAAGTTTCTGGGTCAGGTCGACGACGCCGGCAAGGCATCGGCGATGCGCAGCGCCGATGTGTACTGCGCGCCCAACACCGGCGGCGAGAGTTTCGGAATCGTCCTGGTCGAGGCGATGGCCGCCGGCACCGCCGTGGTGGCCAGCGACCTGGACGCGTTCCGGCGGGTGCTGCAGGACGGAGAGCTGGGCAGGCTGGTTCCGATCGAAGACGGAGAAGCGCTGGCCGAGGCGTTGATCACGGTGCTGGAAGACGACGCGCTGCGGGCCGGATACGTCGCCGCCGGGAGTGAGGCGGTGCACCGCTACGACTGGTCGGTGGTGGCCAGTCAGATCATGCGGGTCTACGAGACCGTGGCCGGGTCGGGGGTCAAGGTGCAGGTGGCCAGCTGA
- a CDS encoding glycosyltransferase family 2 protein, which yields MTEILNALSPRLSGGSGVSVAIVIPAYNEERFIGRCLASCLCQTSLPDEIIVVNNRSTDDTATIVRRFQAQNRHIDIRLLTQDEYQGIAPTRNYGFDRVRSTVIGRIDADSRLAPDWVEAIRRRFRDPAVDAVTGPVWYYDMPLRQKVFRLDRAVRGRLHRKARDQRFLFGSNMAMRTSAWRAIRHLTRLDLEDQLHEDIDLALTLFKNGFAIEYQPTLVAGCSGRRVENSPRDFYHYATRYLRTARAHEVNSRSALMTVAILLLGYFPAHFLRLFYDGESNRFTVARLQRRQRPQHSQGPAIGQPEGVRSRTLRPARTPGLPVAAAMLGS from the coding sequence ATGACCGAAATCTTGAATGCGTTAAGTCCCCGGTTATCCGGTGGATCGGGAGTCTCGGTAGCGATTGTCATTCCCGCCTATAACGAGGAACGATTCATCGGCAGGTGTCTTGCATCCTGCCTTTGTCAGACATCACTGCCCGACGAGATCATCGTCGTCAACAACCGGTCGACGGACGACACCGCGACAATCGTGCGCCGGTTCCAGGCCCAAAACCGTCACATCGACATACGGTTGCTGACCCAGGACGAATACCAGGGCATCGCGCCGACCCGAAACTATGGCTTCGACCGCGTGCGCAGCACCGTCATCGGAAGGATCGACGCCGATTCCCGCCTCGCTCCCGACTGGGTTGAGGCGATCCGGCGCCGATTTCGGGACCCCGCTGTCGACGCGGTGACCGGCCCGGTCTGGTATTACGATATGCCGTTGCGACAAAAGGTCTTTCGGCTCGATCGCGCCGTCCGGGGCAGGTTGCATCGCAAAGCGCGGGACCAACGGTTCCTGTTCGGCTCGAATATGGCAATGCGGACTTCGGCGTGGCGCGCCATCCGTCACCTCACCCGGCTGGATCTCGAAGACCAACTGCACGAAGATATCGATCTCGCCCTCACCTTGTTCAAGAATGGCTTCGCGATCGAATACCAGCCGACGTTGGTTGCCGGCTGCTCAGGCCGGCGGGTGGAGAATTCCCCGCGCGATTTCTATCACTACGCGACGCGTTATCTGAGAACCGCGAGGGCGCACGAGGTCAATAGCCGCTCCGCGTTGATGACCGTGGCGATTCTGTTGCTGGGGTATTTCCCGGCCCATTTTTTGCGTCTCTTCTACGACGGTGAAAGCAACCGATTCACGGTGGCGCGGCTGCAGCGCAGGCAACGCCCCCAGCACAGCCAGGGGCCGGCGATCGGTCAGCCGGAGGGTGTCCGGAGCCGTACCTTGCGCCCGGCCCGTACGCCGGGGCTGCCGGTGGCCGCGGCAATGCTCGGTTCCTAG
- a CDS encoding phosphatidylinositol mannoside acyltransferase has protein sequence MIPPSVGLKLPGRPRDLLTGKATDWAYATGWRAVRVLPEFAARNAFEAGARYAARNGGPEQLRKNLARVIGTTPARVPDSLMRASLASYARYWREAFRLPTMDLRELTRQLDSGTHGQDNLNAALAAGRGVVLALPHSGNWDMNGVWLAQTYDTFATVAERLKPESLYQRFIDYRETLGFEVIPHSGGDRPPFEVLCDRLRDNQIVALMAERDLTRTGVEVDFFGEPTRMPAGPAKLAIATGAALLPSHCWFSGDGWECNMQTPLDCSSGDVGAITQALADEFARNIAAHPADWHMLQPQWLADLSDDRQAWLKDG, from the coding sequence GTGATACCGCCATCCGTAGGTCTGAAACTGCCCGGCCGGCCCCGCGACCTGCTGACCGGCAAGGCCACCGACTGGGCTTACGCCACCGGCTGGCGCGCCGTGCGGGTGCTGCCGGAGTTCGCCGCGCGCAACGCATTCGAGGCCGGCGCCCGCTATGCGGCCCGCAACGGCGGACCCGAGCAGCTGCGCAAGAACCTGGCCCGCGTGATCGGGACGACGCCGGCCCGGGTACCGGACTCGCTGATGCGCGCCTCGCTCGCGTCCTATGCCCGGTACTGGCGGGAAGCCTTCCGGTTGCCGACGATGGATCTGCGCGAGTTGACCCGCCAACTCGACAGCGGAACCCACGGCCAGGACAATCTCAACGCGGCGCTGGCCGCCGGACGCGGCGTGGTGCTGGCACTGCCGCACAGCGGCAACTGGGACATGAACGGTGTGTGGCTGGCGCAGACCTACGACACCTTCGCGACCGTCGCCGAGCGCCTCAAGCCCGAATCGCTGTACCAGCGCTTCATCGACTACCGGGAGACCCTCGGCTTCGAGGTCATTCCGCACTCCGGCGGCGACCGACCGCCGTTCGAGGTGCTGTGTGACCGGCTGCGGGACAATCAGATCGTGGCTCTGATGGCCGAGCGCGACCTCACCCGCACCGGCGTCGAGGTCGACTTCTTCGGCGAACCCACCCGGATGCCCGCGGGGCCGGCCAAGCTGGCGATCGCGACGGGCGCGGCACTGCTGCCGTCGCACTGCTGGTTCTCCGGCGACGGCTGGGAATGCAACATGCAGACGCCGCTGGACTGCAGCAGCGGCGACGTCGGCGCCATCACCCAGGCCCTCGCCGATGAGTTCGCGCGCAATATCGCTGCCCATCCCGCAGACTGGCACATGCTGCAACCGCAGTGGCTGGCGGATCTGTCGGACGACCGGCAGGCCTGGTTGAAGGACGGCTGA
- a CDS encoding PaaI family thioesterase, protein MTHDRVPHPGGGFNPPEPTDKGGPDYHRFIEGVRRLQDHARAVDAPDDVITMAADRLEELSALLAPFDADEWQSPSGRRMDLPMRGNVLTIPMNAHKTDDGRVEGWARFARFHLGRNGAVHGGSLGMLFDTVLGLTASVLTGSRRQRTAYLKIDYRQIVPIEKELQFDAGVDSEDGRKIFVSARLRDGDTLLTEANALFVRLKPGQP, encoded by the coding sequence GTGACACACGACCGGGTCCCGCACCCCGGCGGGGGATTCAACCCGCCCGAGCCCACTGACAAAGGCGGCCCGGACTACCACCGGTTCATCGAGGGGGTGCGCAGGCTGCAGGATCACGCCCGTGCCGTCGACGCGCCCGACGACGTGATCACTATGGCCGCGGACCGGCTCGAGGAACTGTCGGCCCTGCTGGCGCCCTTCGACGCCGACGAATGGCAGTCGCCGTCGGGTCGCCGGATGGATCTGCCGATGCGCGGGAACGTCCTGACCATTCCCATGAACGCGCACAAGACGGACGACGGCCGCGTCGAGGGCTGGGCCCGGTTCGCCCGGTTCCACCTCGGCCGCAACGGAGCCGTGCACGGCGGTTCGCTCGGCATGCTCTTCGACACGGTGCTCGGGCTGACCGCCTCGGTGCTGACCGGTAGCCGCCGTCAGCGCACCGCATACCTGAAGATCGATTACCGCCAGATCGTGCCGATCGAAAAAGAATTGCAGTTCGACGCAGGTGTCGATAGCGAGGACGGGCGCAAGATCTTTGTGTCCGCCCGATTGAGAGATGGGGACACCCTGCTGACCGAGGCCAACGCGCTGTTTGTGCGGCTCAAGCCGGGCCAGCCGTAG